GAGCCGTCGCCCTGGGCGCCGCCGAAGCCGCCGCGGCCCGCCTCGCGCGCGGCGTCGCGCGCCGTCTGCCCGGACAGGGCGCCGCCGGTCCAGGCCGCCCGGCCGAACCTGCCGGGCCCGTTGCGCACCGTCCCGCCGCCGCGGCCGGTGCCGGTGGGGCCCACCGCGCCCATCATGGACGAACGGTAGGCGGGGTTGAAGACCTGGACGGCCCAGGCGCTCGGCGCGAGCAGCAGGGCGGCCAGGGAAGCGGCCAGGCCGGCCAGGGCGAGGCGGCCCGTGGCACGCGGCCGGCCCGGGCGGGCGAGGATCAGCAGCCCGGCGGCGGCGACGCCGAGCACGGCCACCGCGGGCGCGAGCCAGGGCAGGAACGCCGGGAACTGCCCGGCGAGGTACGCACCCCAGGCGGCGGTCGCCGCGACCGCTGCGGGAAGCGCCCAGGCGCGCGGTCCGCCGGCCCGGTGGGCGCGCCACATCAGCACGGTCCCGCCTCCGGTGAGCGCGGCGAGCGGCACCGCGATCACGCCCATGTAGTAGGTGTGGCCGGCGACGCTGCCCGCGCTGAAGACCAGGAAGTACAGGGCGAGCCAGCCGGACCACAGGACGTATCCGGCGCGCAGCCGGTCGGTGCGCGGGCGTCCCCGGCACCACAGCAGTCCGCAGACAGCGGCCACGGCGGCGATCGGGTAGAGCCAGCCGGTCTGGGAGGCGAGCGACGTCCCGAACATCTTCGACCAGCCGTTCTGGTCCCGGCCGAAGGCGCCGCCGGCCGCCGCGCCACGGGCGTTCCGGAGCAAGCCGAAGTCCCGGGCAGCGCGTGCCCCGCCCGCGCCGAACGCGCCGGTACCGCGTCGGCCGGCGTCCCCGGTGCCGGGGACCACCCGTCCGGCGCCGCCGTGGCCGCCTCCGCCGCCCTGGGTCGCGCTCACACTGCCGGTCGAGGCCGCGCTGACGCCGAGCGAGGAGAAGCGGCTGAGGAAGTTGTAGCCGACCACCATGCTGAACGCGGAGTTGTTGGTGGTGCCGTCCACATAGGGCCGGTCCTTGGCCGGGGTGAGAGCGACGGCCAGCATCCACGACGCCGACACGGCGGTCATCACCAGGGCGGAGACGCCGAGGTGCAGCAGACGCCGGCGCAGCGTGAGCGGCGCCGACAGCAGGTAGACCAGGGCGAGTGCGGGCAGGACGGCCCACGCTTCCAGCATCTTGGCCTGGAAGCCGACGCCGACCCACACACCGGCCAGCAGCAGCGGGCGCAGCCGGCCGCCACGGGCGGCACGCTGGGTGGCCTCGGCCGCGAGCAGCAGGCAGAGCGTGAACGCGGGGTCCTCGACGGCGGTGCGGAACAACCCGACCGCCACGGGGGTCACCAGGAAGGCCGTACAGGCGATGAGCGCCGCGTTCACACCCGCCCAGCGGCGCACCAGGCGGTGCAGGACCAGCAGACAGGCCATTCCTTCCAGGACCTGGGGCAGGACCAGGCTCCACGGATGGAATCCGAAAAGCCGTGCGGAGAGCGCCTGCGGCCACAGGAATCCCGGCAGTTTGTCGAGCGTGATGGAATTCCCCGGGTCGAAAGAGCCGTAGAAGAAGGCCTTCCAGCTCTCCGTCATGCTGCGGACGGCGCTCGCGTAGAACGTGTGGTACTGGCTGTGGTCGATGCCCCAGCCGTAGAGGACGGCGGCGAGCGCGGTGAGCAGCAGCAGCGCAGGTCGTGCGTACGCGGGCTCGCCCACCGGTGACCGCCAGGGCGACCGCCGGGGCCGGCGGCCGGCGCCGGTGGGCGCGGTTGCGTCGAGGACGTTCGTGGCCATGGTCAGCAGTCTTGGCCACCGGGCGCCCGCCGGGCGCCGCAGCGGCACCCTTCAAGGAAATTCTCACCGCGTCCAGGAAGTTTCTTTAATGACGTGACATCAAATATGCACGGGAAAACGCGTGTTCCTTACCTGCTGCTGGATTCCGCCGTACACAGAATTCCGACAGCACGCGCGCAGCCGCCGTCTCGGGGACCGCCGCCGACGGCGTGCCTCGACGAGCCGGTCTGACCGGGCAGCTGACGGGGCAACCGCAGTGGGGGAAGGAGGAACGTCACCATGACGACTTCCGTCAGGCGCCTGCCCGGCTGGGCCAAGGCCGTCGCCGTGCTGGTCCTCGTGGCGGCCGTGCTGCTCGCCGGCGTCCGGCTGGCCGTGCTGCCGGGCATCAAGGACCTGTTCGGCACCGAGACGCACGACCGTTCCGGTCCCGCACTGCTGAAATCGATCCAGGACATGAGCCGCTACGACGCCGCCTCGGGCGACTTCCAGGTGGTCGTCGATCTGGAGAAGAACGCGAAGTACCTGCCCTCGGCGATCCGCGGCACCCGCACCCTGTACGTCGGCGCGGGCACCGTGGACGCGTACGTCGACCTCGGCCAGGTCGGTCAGAAGGACGTACGGGTCGACGGCGACCGCACGTCCGCCACGCTCCGGCTGCCGCACGCCCGGCTCGGCAGGCCGGCCCTCGACCCGGACCACTCCTACGCCGTGTCCAAGCAACGCGGCCTGCTGGACCGGCTCGGCGATCTGTTCTCGGACAACCCGGACAGCGAGCAGGCCGTGCAGAAGCTAGCCGTGCGGCACATCGCCGACGCGGCGAAGGACAGCGGCCTGACCGCACGCGCCGAGACCAACACCACCGGCATGCTCCAGGGCCTGCTGCGTTCCCTCGGCTTCCGGGAGGTGCACATCACCTACGGCTCCTGAACGCCTTCCCCTCTGCCGGGTGGGTACGGCCCCCAGGCGTCCGGTCAGCCGCCGAGCACCCCGGGCAGGGCCAGCGCGCCCAGCACGGCGGCGCCCATCAGGAGCCAGGCCACGTAGTCGCCGACGTGGCCGGACTGCAGCCGGCGCAGGGGGGCGGCCCAGTCGGGGGCGGCAGTCCAGTCCGGGCGGGTGACGGCGAGGCCGGCGAGGGCGACGGCGAGCGCGGTGGAGGCCAGGCCCAGCAGGACGCCGTGCGCCGTCCACCCGGCGGAGGCGTGGGCACCGCCGGAGCCGGCCTCGTTGACGGCACGGGCGACCAGGTCGCCGAAACCGGGGACGGCGCCGACGGCGAGAGCGGCGGCGAGGAGCACGGCCGGGACCGTCCTCATGGTGTCGGGGATCCGGCTGAGCCGACCGCGCGTCTCGGGTTCCTCCTCGGATCCGCTGGTCTCCAGCTCGGAGCCGGCCTCCTCCGGCTGCGGTCCGAGACCGAGGAACACGCGCGCGGCGACCCGCAGCACGGCGCCGGCGGTGACGGCGGAGGCGGCGACGTACACGACGGTGAGCGGACCGCCGACCGCCTCCTCGCTGACCGCCTTGCCGAGGCCCGTGCCGAACGGGGGCAGGCCCGCGAGACCGACCGCGCCGACGGCGAACATCACCCCGGTCGCGCGCAGTTCGCGTGCCCGGCCGTGCAGGGTGTGCTCGTCGAGGCAGCCGTACCGGTCCAGCAGCACGCCCGCGCAGGCGAACAGCGCGGCCTTCACGCCGGCGTGCCCGAGGACGTACAGGGCGGCGCCGTCGTCGCCCTCGGGGGTGAGGACGCCGAGGGCCATCAGGAACAGGCCGGTGTGGGAGACGGTCGAGTAGGCCAGGAGCCTTTTGATGTGCCGCTGGTACCAGCACATGACGGCGCCGGTCGCGGCGGTGAGCGCGCCCAGGGTGACCAGGGCCCGGGTCAGGTCGGCGGCGGGGATGCCGCCGGGTCCGGAGAAGACGGTGCCGTACACCCGCCAGACGCCGTAGGCGCCGAGTTCGACCATCACCCCCGACAGCAGCATGCACACCGGGGTGGGGGCGACGGCGTGCGCGTCCGGGAGCCAGAAGTGGAACGGTACGGCGGCGGCCTTCACCAGCAGCCCGGTCACCACGAGGACGAATGCGGCGAGCACCAGCGCGTCCCCTCCCCCGTGCCCCGCCGCGCTGTCGAGCCCGCGGCCGATCTTCGCCATGGCGAGTTCGCCGGTACGGGCGTACAGCAGCCCGATGCCCATCAGCATGCCGTAGGCGCCGAGGGAGTTGACGACGCCGAAGGTCAGCGCGCCCTGGACGGCCTTCGCCTCGTCGATGCGGTAGCCGGTGAGCGCGTAGGCGGTGACGCTCATCAGCTCGAAGAACACGAACGCGTTGAACAGGTCGCCAGCGATGGCGAACCCGCACATGGCGCCCTGGAAGACCAGCATCAGCGCGGTGAAGGCGCCTCTGTGACTGCGCGGGGGTTCGTCGAAGTAGCGCCAGGAGTAGGCGAGGGCGGCCAGCGTCAGCAGGGACACCAGCGCGGCCATGCCGAGCGCGGGTCCGTCGCCGTAGACGACGATGCCGACGCTCTCGCCGCCGACGGGCAGCCAGGCGCCGACCCACTCGACCATCGGGGGCGAGGAGTTCAGCAGCAGCACCAGCGCGAGGGCGGCCGTACCGCCGGAGACCGCGAAGCCGGTGATCTCGGCGGCGATCCGGGGCAGATGGCGGCCGGTGGCCACCAGCAGAGCGGCGCCGAGCAGGGGGACCGCCACGAGCAGCGGGAGCAGATGGTGCATCAGCCGCGCAGCTCCCGCAGTTCGTCGGGGTCGACCGTGCCGTGCCGCTTGGCGATCTGCAGGACGAGGGCGAGCAGCAGGGCGGTGACCGTGGCGCCGACGACGATGTCGGTGAGGGTCAGGGCCTGGACGACGGGGTCGACCACGGGCCGGGAGCCGGGCTTGATGTCGGAGAAGACCGGCGCGGTGCCGCCGTCGCGGTAGCCGACCGCGAGCAGCAGCACATAGGTGGAGGACTGGCAGACCGCGAGACAGCCGACGGCGTGGATCAGGTTGCGGCTGGTGGCCAGGCCGTAGCAGCCGGTCAGGAAGACGTAGGCGGCGACCAGATAGGGAAGGACGTGCATCACGGATCTCAACTCCCGTGCTCCTCCTCGATCTCGACGGCCTGGTCGAGGAAGTTCGCGAGCAGCACGACGACCGCGCTCGCCACCTCGATGCCGATGGCCGCGTTCAGCAGGGGGACGGCGCCGCCGGAGGACAGGGTGTTGAAGGTGCCGTACGGCAGCAGCGTGTTGGCCAGGAACGCGGTGCCGCCCAGGACTCCGGCGAGGCCCAGCATGAGGTACGCGGAGACCGCGAGCGCGTCGGAGGTCTCGAAGACGGTGAGCGGCCGGACGCGTTCCAGCGCCCGGTAGTCGGCGCCGAGGTACAGCAGGTGCAGGGCGGTCGCGGCGACGACGCCGCCCTGGAAGCCGCCGCCGGGGCTCAGCTGGCCGTGGGCGATGACGTAGAGGCCGGTGACCAG
This genomic interval from Streptomyces sp. NBC_00557 contains the following:
- a CDS encoding ArnT family glycosyltransferase; protein product: MATNVLDATAPTGAGRRPRRSPWRSPVGEPAYARPALLLLTALAAVLYGWGIDHSQYHTFYASAVRSMTESWKAFFYGSFDPGNSITLDKLPGFLWPQALSARLFGFHPWSLVLPQVLEGMACLLVLHRLVRRWAGVNAALIACTAFLVTPVAVGLFRTAVEDPAFTLCLLLAAEATQRAARGGRLRPLLLAGVWVGVGFQAKMLEAWAVLPALALVYLLSAPLTLRRRLLHLGVSALVMTAVSASWMLAVALTPAKDRPYVDGTTNNSAFSMVVGYNFLSRFSSLGVSAASTGSVSATQGGGGGHGGAGRVVPGTGDAGRRGTGAFGAGGARAARDFGLLRNARGAAAGGAFGRDQNGWSKMFGTSLASQTGWLYPIAAVAAVCGLLWCRGRPRTDRLRAGYVLWSGWLALYFLVFSAGSVAGHTYYMGVIAVPLAALTGGGTVLMWRAHRAGGPRAWALPAAVAATAAWGAYLAGQFPAFLPWLAPAVAVLGVAAAGLLILARPGRPRATGRLALAGLAASLAALLLAPSAWAVQVFNPAYRSSMMGAVGPTGTGRGGGTVRNGPGRFGRAAWTGGALSGQTARDAAREAGRGGFGGAQGDGSLTADQRRLLDYARAHRGSAAYTFATGSWSTAAPYILAAGAHVLPLGGFSGRVPFPTETRFRQLVDAGKVRFVLLGGGRGGGFAATGPKYPAGTASPAAATGLTDAARITRWVQSACAVVPASEYGGTAVPGGGPMATAQTLYECGPGR
- a CDS encoding DUF4230 domain-containing protein, whose product is MTTSVRRLPGWAKAVAVLVLVAAVLLAGVRLAVLPGIKDLFGTETHDRSGPALLKSIQDMSRYDAASGDFQVVVDLEKNAKYLPSAIRGTRTLYVGAGTVDAYVDLGQVGQKDVRVDGDRTSATLRLPHARLGRPALDPDHSYAVSKQRGLLDRLGDLFSDNPDSEQAVQKLAVRHIADAAKDSGLTARAETNTTGMLQGLLRSLGFREVHITYGS
- a CDS encoding sodium:proton antiporter, with the translated sequence MHVLPYLVAAYVFLTGCYGLATSRNLIHAVGCLAVCQSSTYVLLLAVGYRDGGTAPVFSDIKPGSRPVVDPVVQALTLTDIVVGATVTALLLALVLQIAKRHGTVDPDELRELRG
- a CDS encoding MnhB domain-containing protein; amino-acid sequence: MNRLRLALLAVGGAGLAALLVAACLDLPGFGGRSHPYGTRAVHASLTRHTANTIASVNFDQRAYDTLGEMSIMFAAVLGCVVLLRQARDEHREQPQPAEVARPVRRYALIVLPVALVTGLYVIAHGQLSPGGGFQGGVVAATALHLLYLGADYRALERVRPLTVFETSDALAVSAYLMLGLAGVLGGTAFLANTLLPYGTFNTLSSGGAVPLLNAAIGIEVASAVVVLLANFLDQAVEIEEEHGS
- a CDS encoding complex I subunit 5 family protein, translated to MHHLLPLLVAVPLLGAALLVATGRHLPRIAAEITGFAVSGGTAALALVLLLNSSPPMVEWVGAWLPVGGESVGIVVYGDGPALGMAALVSLLTLAALAYSWRYFDEPPRSHRGAFTALMLVFQGAMCGFAIAGDLFNAFVFFELMSVTAYALTGYRIDEAKAVQGALTFGVVNSLGAYGMLMGIGLLYARTGELAMAKIGRGLDSAAGHGGGDALVLAAFVLVVTGLLVKAAAVPFHFWLPDAHAVAPTPVCMLLSGVMVELGAYGVWRVYGTVFSGPGGIPAADLTRALVTLGALTAATGAVMCWYQRHIKRLLAYSTVSHTGLFLMALGVLTPEGDDGAALYVLGHAGVKAALFACAGVLLDRYGCLDEHTLHGRARELRATGVMFAVGAVGLAGLPPFGTGLGKAVSEEAVGGPLTVVYVAASAVTAGAVLRVAARVFLGLGPQPEEAGSELETSGSEEEPETRGRLSRIPDTMRTVPAVLLAAALAVGAVPGFGDLVARAVNEAGSGGAHASAGWTAHGVLLGLASTALAVALAGLAVTRPDWTAAPDWAAPLRRLQSGHVGDYVAWLLMGAAVLGALALPGVLGG